Proteins from a genomic interval of Caldicellulosiruptor diazotrophicus:
- a CDS encoding glycosyltransferase family 2 protein, which yields MNIVVVIPVYNPPQSLEKLIIDLSNIWFVKNIIVVDDGSKKKISLKCDKCTILRHNINKGKGAALKTAFEYLKNNNFDKLILLDGDILVNKEDLQAFCEKVFILNDKQIIIGYPIKVSKKGFGIVKRFAKFVVRIYTKKKIDHCLSGQRIIPFSLLKDIKCIPNRYGVDISMLIDFIKMGYEIREIEFDFSHNEKGKSLKDLLHKIRQMKDIFLVFITKWRA from the coding sequence TTGAATATAGTCGTGGTAATTCCTGTATATAATCCTCCACAATCTCTTGAAAAGTTAATTATAGATTTGTCTAATATATGGTTTGTAAAGAATATAATTGTTGTCGATGATGGCTCTAAGAAGAAAATTTCGCTAAAGTGTGATAAGTGCACTATACTAAGGCATAATATAAACAAAGGTAAGGGTGCGGCTCTTAAAACAGCATTTGAATATCTTAAAAACAACAATTTTGATAAATTGATACTTTTAGATGGCGACATACTGGTAAATAAGGAAGACCTGCAAGCATTTTGCGAAAAAGTTTTTATCCTAAATGATAAACAAATAATAATTGGTTATCCTATAAAAGTGAGTAAAAAGGGTTTTGGAATTGTTAAAAGATTTGCCAAGTTTGTTGTTAGAATTTATACCAAAAAAAAGATTGATCATTGTCTTAGTGGGCAGAGGATAATTCCATTTTCTCTTTTAAAAGATATTAAATGTATTCCCAATAGGTACGGAGTAGATATTTCAATGTTAATTGATTTTATTAAGATGGGTTATGAGATTAGAGAGATTGAGTTTGATTTTTCACACAATGAAAAAGGGAAAAGTTTAAAAGATTTATTACATAAAATTCGACAGATGAAGGATATTTTTTTGGTTTTTATTACGAAATGGAGGGCATGA
- a CDS encoding copper transporter, translated as MNGISIKYFVITIASIFVALGVGILIGFSVNSEKFVQKQFQQQLILIDKNLVELKKENDRLLKEIDEYKTQINQLGKINDTLVNAYLKTCKSNAVVSLIVTSTDYSYNDLIDFLRKNQIKLARIVKVKKSFIDVLNNKTNAISEYNPHEDMIASLALYTTFNIENSTLVKLIENRYIETNRLSGEIADTILIAGGNTLQNDTFNAVDRKVIEKLRNINDLNVIGVEQSYSEINYCEKYKSMGLDTVDNVDELTGKVSLVELIRGGNGNYGTKKEANFLMPNAFTSIDVSENSLKKRRESLLEQFKRLQSSNAMQ; from the coding sequence ATGAATGGAATTAGTATAAAGTATTTTGTCATTACTATTGCTTCAATTTTTGTTGCTCTTGGGGTTGGAATTCTTATTGGATTTTCTGTAAATAGTGAAAAATTTGTTCAGAAACAGTTTCAGCAGCAGTTGATTCTCATAGATAAGAATTTAGTTGAGTTGAAAAAAGAAAATGATAGGCTTTTAAAAGAGATTGATGAGTACAAAACACAGATAAATCAGTTGGGAAAAATAAATGACACTCTTGTGAACGCGTACCTTAAAACATGCAAAAGTAATGCAGTTGTAAGTCTAATTGTAACGTCAACAGATTATTCATATAATGACCTTATAGATTTTTTGAGAAAAAACCAAATAAAGTTAGCAAGGATTGTAAAAGTAAAAAAATCTTTTATTGATGTTTTAAATAACAAAACAAATGCTATTTCAGAATATAATCCTCATGAAGACATGATAGCCAGTTTAGCTCTGTACACCACATTTAATATTGAAAATAGTACCCTTGTTAAACTAATAGAAAACAGATATATAGAAACAAATAGACTATCAGGAGAGATTGCTGATACAATTTTAATAGCTGGTGGGAATACACTTCAAAATGATACTTTTAACGCGGTTGATAGAAAAGTTATTGAAAAGTTGAGAAATATAAACGACCTTAATGTTATTGGTGTTGAGCAATCATACAGTGAGATAAACTATTGTGAAAAGTATAAAAGTATGGGCTTGGATACAGTTGATAATGTTGATGAACTGACAGGTAAAGTTTCTCTTGTAGAGCTCATAAGAGGTGGAAATGGCAATTATGGTACTAAAAAAGAAGCAAACTTTTTAATGCCCAATGCTTTTACAAGTATTGATGTTTCTGAAAATTCATTGAAAAAGAGAAGAGAAAGTTTACTTGAACAATTTAAGAGGTTACAGTCTTCAAATGCTATGCAATAG
- the steA gene encoding putative cytokinetic ring protein SteA — MIKGKVRIDRRTKNLVKRLRPGEIPVILHEDIDEVAAYSLLEKKVKVIINCAKSFTGKFPAVGTKILLSHDVIIIDDLGEDVFNRIREGDIIEIKDDKIFLNGNYLCIANYLSKEEFESFYQKSFKEMENLLEDFIENTLEYAKKEKGFILGQFEIPDISTKIAGRHVLVVTRGSSFKKDIKAIKGYITEVKPVVIAVDGAADALLEEKIRPNIIIGDMDSVSEESLFKCDEIIVHSYPNGYAPGLRKIQTLGLEAKTIACPGTSEDVALLLAYEKGAELIVSVGSHSSMLDFLEKGRKGMSSTFLVRLKIGSKLVDARGVSKLYTEKVSFKYIGVLLFSALIPILAILMVTPPFQYFFYLIQLKLRVILR; from the coding sequence ATGATAAAAGGCAAGGTAAGGATAGATAGAAGAACCAAAAATTTGGTTAAAAGATTAAGACCAGGTGAAATACCCGTCATATTACACGAAGATATTGATGAGGTAGCTGCATATTCTCTCTTAGAAAAAAAAGTTAAGGTAATAATAAACTGTGCAAAGTCTTTTACTGGTAAATTTCCAGCCGTTGGTACAAAGATTCTTCTTTCACACGATGTGATTATAATTGATGATTTAGGTGAAGATGTATTTAATCGAATAAGAGAAGGGGACATAATAGAAATCAAAGATGATAAGATATTTTTAAACGGCAATTATCTGTGCATTGCAAATTATCTTTCTAAAGAAGAATTTGAATCCTTTTATCAGAAGAGTTTTAAAGAAATGGAAAATCTTTTAGAAGATTTTATAGAAAATACATTAGAATATGCAAAAAAAGAAAAGGGATTTATCTTGGGACAATTTGAAATACCTGACATTTCAACAAAAATAGCTGGAAGACATGTACTTGTTGTGACAAGAGGAAGCAGTTTTAAAAAAGATATTAAAGCAATAAAAGGTTATATTACAGAGGTAAAACCAGTTGTAATTGCAGTTGATGGTGCTGCTGACGCATTGCTTGAGGAAAAGATAAGACCAAACATTATAATTGGTGACATGGACAGTGTATCTGAAGAGAGTCTTTTTAAATGTGATGAAATAATTGTTCATTCATATCCAAATGGATATGCACCAGGACTAAGAAAGATACAGACTTTAGGACTTGAGGCAAAAACAATAGCATGTCCTGGTACAAGTGAAGATGTCGCTCTTCTTTTGGCTTATGAAAAGGGAGCAGAACTGATAGTTTCAGTTGGTTCTCACAGTAGTATGCTTGATTTTTTAGAAAAAGGTCGAAAAGGAATGTCAAGCACTTTTCTGGTCAGGCTAAAAATAGGTTCAAAGCTTGTGGATGCAAGAGGTGTGTCTAAACTTTATACTGAAAAGGTAAGTTTTAAGTACATCGGCGTTTTGTTATTTTCTGCGCTTATTCCTATACTTGCAATCCTCATGGTAACTCCACCTTTTCAGTACTTTTTCTATTTGATTCAACTAAAACTTAGAGTAATTTTGAGGTAG
- the mgsA gene encoding methylglyoxal synthase, with protein sequence MNIALIAHDKKKELMVQFAIAYKFILSKHTLYATGTTGRLIQEATGLEVHRFLPGPLGGDQQIGSLIAYNQIDMVIFLRDPLTAQPHEPDVNALLRLCDVHNIPLATNIATAELLIKALDRGDLSWREIVNPKLQKNKSDKR encoded by the coding sequence ATGAATATAGCACTTATTGCCCACGATAAGAAAAAAGAACTCATGGTTCAATTTGCAATAGCTTATAAGTTTATACTGTCAAAACATACATTATATGCGACAGGAACCACTGGAAGATTAATTCAGGAAGCAACAGGGCTTGAAGTTCATAGATTTCTTCCAGGTCCACTTGGTGGTGACCAACAAATAGGATCGTTGATTGCATACAATCAAATTGACATGGTAATATTTTTAAGAGACCCGCTTACAGCTCAACCCCATGAACCAGATGTAAATGCGCTTTTGCGTCTTTGTGACGTTCACAATATTCCTCTTGCAACTAACATTGCAACAGCCGAACTATTGATAAAAGCTCTCGACAGAGGAGACTTATCTTGGCGTGAGATTGTAAACCCAAAATTGCAAAAAAATAAGAGTGATAAGCGATGA
- the rodA gene encoding rod shape-determining protein RodA produces MMVQNEQTIKKRFNVVITILMIILCLTGFILIASATNVLETGKYKLVISQFIWFFLGLSLYFIFSLIDYRIIANFYVIIYMIMFILLLYVDIKGINVLGGQRWIKIGPFSFQPSEISKLLMVIFFAKVVTLQGNINKLKTLAKVLIFAGAPIILVLKQPDLGTASVFVAIIATILFVAGLNLRYFYAAIGALLVFIPIAWEFVLHEYQKDRIRIFLNPQLDPMGKGWQVIYSQIAIGSGRLFGKGLFMGTINRLDYLPVKESDFIFGVAGEELGFVGCIIIIVVYALLIMNLIRIASTCKDKLGSYIVAGVAGMFGFQMFVNIAMTLGIMPVTGIPLPFVSYGGSSMLTSMASLGIVQNIYKENIKTMF; encoded by the coding sequence ATGATGGTCCAAAACGAACAAACAATAAAAAAAAGGTTCAACGTTGTCATAACCATTTTAATGATAATTCTTTGTCTTACAGGATTTATTCTAATTGCAAGTGCAACTAATGTTCTGGAGACAGGAAAATATAAATTGGTCATTTCGCAATTCATATGGTTTTTTTTAGGATTGAGCTTGTACTTCATTTTTTCGTTAATTGACTATAGAATAATTGCAAACTTTTATGTTATTATTTATATGATAATGTTTATTCTGCTTTTATACGTAGATATAAAAGGTATAAATGTACTCGGTGGTCAGAGATGGATAAAAATTGGACCTTTTTCGTTTCAGCCATCTGAAATTTCTAAATTGCTTATGGTAATATTTTTTGCAAAAGTTGTAACTTTGCAGGGAAACATTAATAAACTTAAAACATTGGCTAAGGTACTAATTTTCGCTGGAGCTCCTATAATTCTTGTTTTAAAGCAACCTGATTTAGGAACAGCTTCAGTTTTTGTTGCTATAATTGCTACAATTTTATTTGTTGCAGGATTAAACCTTAGATATTTCTATGCAGCAATTGGTGCTCTTTTGGTGTTTATTCCTATTGCATGGGAGTTTGTTCTCCATGAATATCAAAAAGATAGAATAAGAATATTTTTAAATCCTCAGCTTGACCCGATGGGGAAGGGGTGGCAGGTAATATACTCGCAGATAGCAATAGGGTCAGGAAGATTATTTGGTAAAGGTTTATTTATGGGAACAATTAACAGACTTGATTATCTTCCAGTTAAAGAATCAGATTTTATATTTGGCGTAGCAGGTGAAGAACTTGGATTTGTAGGATGTATAATTATAATTGTGGTATATGCCCTACTTATAATGAATCTTATTAGAATAGCTTCGACTTGTAAAGATAAGCTTGGTTCTTATATTGTTGCTGGAGTTGCAGGAATGTTTGGTTTTCAAATGTTTGTAAATATTGCAATGACTCTTGGGATAATGCCAGTAACAGGAATTCCCTTGCCATTTGTGAGTTATGGTGGAAGCTCAATGCTTACTTCCATGGCATCACTTGGAATAGTGCAAAATATCTATAAGGAAAATATAAAAACTATGTTTTGA
- the minE gene encoding cell division topological specificity factor MinE — translation MFEFFNKFFNKQSSKDIAKERLKLVIIHDRANVSPELLELIKNEILKAIQKYIVIDDKLLEIQITRTPSEQKGEFVPALIANIPIKSVKKTEILNNEADD, via the coding sequence ATGTTTGAATTTTTTAACAAGTTTTTTAACAAGCAATCTTCAAAGGATATTGCAAAAGAGAGGTTAAAACTTGTTATTATTCACGACAGAGCAAATGTGTCACCAGAACTTTTAGAATTGATAAAAAATGAAATTTTAAAGGCTATACAAAAATACATAGTGATTGATGACAAACTTTTAGAAATTCAAATAACTAGAACACCGTCTGAGCAGAAAGGGGAATTTGTTCCTGCACTTATTGCCAATATTCCTATAAAATCTGTAAAGAAAACCGAGATTTTAAACAACGAGGCTGACGACTGA
- the minD gene encoding septum site-determining protein MinD codes for MGEVYVITSGKGGVGKTTTTANVGTYLSVLGKRVLLIDADIGLRNLDVVMGLENRIVFDIVDVVEGRCKPKQALIKDKRFDGLYLLPAAQSKDKTAVSPEQMKALCEQLKEDFDYILIDCPAGIEQGFKNAIAGAQKAIVVTTPEVSAVRDADRIIGLLEAYELHNPKLIINRIRFDMVKRGDMMDIDDILEILSIELLGIIPDDEKIIISTNKGEPVVMDEKSRAGQEYRNIARRILGENIPILSEEENLGFLGKLKRFLGLNNS; via the coding sequence ATGGGAGAGGTTTATGTAATTACTTCTGGTAAAGGTGGAGTTGGAAAAACAACAACAACTGCAAATGTAGGAACATATTTAAGTGTTTTAGGGAAAAGAGTGCTTTTGATTGATGCTGATATAGGTCTTAGGAATTTAGATGTTGTTATGGGACTTGAAAACAGAATTGTATTTGACATTGTAGATGTTGTAGAAGGAAGATGCAAACCAAAACAGGCTTTAATTAAGGATAAAAGGTTTGATGGACTTTACTTGCTTCCTGCTGCTCAGTCTAAGGACAAAACTGCTGTCTCACCTGAGCAAATGAAGGCTTTGTGTGAACAGTTGAAAGAAGATTTTGATTATATATTAATTGACTGTCCTGCAGGGATTGAACAAGGTTTTAAAAATGCAATTGCAGGTGCGCAGAAGGCAATTGTGGTAACAACTCCGGAAGTTTCAGCTGTACGTGATGCCGACAGGATAATTGGTCTTTTAGAGGCATATGAACTGCACAATCCGAAACTTATTATTAACAGGATAAGATTTGATATGGTCAAGCGTGGAGATATGATGGATATTGATGATATTCTTGAGATTCTTTCGATAGAACTTCTTGGGATAATACCTGACGATGAAAAGATTATAATATCTACTAACAAAGGAGAACCTGTTGTGATGGATGAAAAATCGAGAGCAGGACAAGAGTATAGGAACATAGCAAGAAGGATTTTGGGAGAGAATATTCCAATTTTGAGCGAAGAAGAGAATCTGGGTTTTTTAGGTAAACTTAAAAGGTTTTTAGGGTTAAATAATTCTTAG
- the minC gene encoding septum site-determining protein MinC: MSEPVILKGFGKGIAVILDSSCDFDIICDHFKQKVINGKNFFSGYEIPIQFIGRRLNSYELQKLIEIMKTFGGVHDIIFPWDEISFHNLISTSEERVENIKEEKLNAKVHKGTLRSGQVITSESDIIIIGDVNPGAEVISKNNIIVLGALRGIAHAGISGNKDAVVFALEMDPVQIRIANIIARAPDEGNKHEKSVAEIAYIENDSIVVKPVTQF, encoded by the coding sequence TTGAGTGAACCTGTTATTTTAAAGGGATTTGGAAAAGGAATTGCAGTAATTTTGGACAGTAGCTGTGATTTTGATATAATCTGTGACCATTTTAAGCAAAAAGTTATAAACGGAAAAAATTTCTTTTCAGGGTATGAAATACCTATACAGTTTATTGGAAGAAGACTTAATAGTTATGAGTTACAAAAACTAATTGAAATAATGAAGACATTTGGAGGAGTGCATGATATAATATTCCCATGGGATGAGATTAGTTTTCATAATCTTATTTCAACTTCAGAAGAACGAGTTGAAAATATAAAAGAAGAAAAGCTCAATGCGAAGGTACATAAAGGTACTCTGCGTTCAGGACAAGTTATAACCTCAGAGTCTGATATAATAATTATAGGAGATGTTAATCCAGGAGCTGAGGTAATATCCAAAAACAATATAATTGTCTTGGGAGCACTCAGAGGAATTGCACATGCTGGCATTTCAGGTAACAAAGATGCTGTTGTTTTTGCGCTTGAGATGGACCCTGTTCAAATCAGGATTGCCAATATAATTGCAAGAGCGCCCGATGAAGGAAACAAACACGAAAAGTCAGTTGCAGAAATAGCATATATAGAAAATGATTCAATAGTTGTTAAGCCTGTTACACAATTTTAA
- the mrdA gene encoding penicillin-binding protein 2, with protein MKMLYIEKLREKNIFNRWTFLYIFFICLVVILVVRLSYLQIIKGDYYYELSEKKLMQKANLEAPRGIIYDRNGRPLADNRPAYVLQIMKTQQLRTESQKREFTKKIIEIVNILNKNGDKIINQFKIDINPIRFNFGITDKKLAKKVETQWKKDRDIPLNFSAKQAFELLKKKFYIPENLDQQTTLQVMAIEDMLFYNYYQMYQPVTIAIDISMKTIAEIEERRRDFSFVNIDTKAVRVYKDAIYNAFVVGRIGKITQEQYAILKDKGYSQDSLIGVEGIEKKCENYLRGKDGLQLIEVDKFGRINDVKIEKQPMKGANVYLTIDSKLQKVAYESLKKVLEKIRNGDYGERFPKANSGAAVVIDVKTGNVLALTSYPSYNPNVFIKGITANEWNKLINDPTRPMFNRAIAGVYPPGSTFKILTAIAGLQEGVIKPDEKILDTGKYLYYAKSGFTPACWIWNRYRTTHGWVNVVDALKVSCNVFFYETGRRLGIGRIDKYATLFGLGGKTGIQLDGESNGILANEKNKKKIFGQPWYPGDTVLAAIGQSINAFTPIQMASFIATVANGGTRYQVNLIDKIVDANGKVIYKSVPKVLSRVKMYESTKKAVFEGMKSVTSEEGGTARQAFKDLPFTVAGKTGTSQYSNSSAAHAWFVGFAPYDDPQIAFAIILENGGHGSYAAYVARDIIDAYFNLPQQQENREQ; from the coding sequence ATGAAGATGTTATATATAGAAAAGTTAAGAGAAAAGAATATATTTAACAGATGGACATTTTTATACATATTTTTTATCTGCCTTGTGGTAATTTTAGTTGTGCGATTGAGTTATTTGCAGATTATAAAGGGAGATTATTACTATGAGCTTTCAGAAAAGAAATTAATGCAAAAAGCAAATTTAGAAGCACCAAGGGGCATTATTTATGATAGAAATGGTAGACCACTTGCTGATAATAGACCTGCTTATGTTCTTCAGATCATGAAAACTCAGCAACTTAGAACTGAAAGTCAAAAAAGAGAATTTACAAAAAAGATAATAGAAATCGTGAATATTTTAAATAAAAATGGAGACAAAATTATAAATCAATTTAAAATTGACATAAATCCCATCAGATTTAATTTTGGTATTACAGACAAGAAACTTGCAAAAAAGGTTGAAACCCAATGGAAGAAAGATAGAGACATTCCTTTGAACTTTTCTGCCAAGCAAGCTTTTGAATTATTAAAAAAGAAGTTTTATATTCCAGAAAATCTTGACCAACAAACAACTCTTCAAGTCATGGCAATTGAAGATATGTTATTTTATAATTATTATCAAATGTATCAACCTGTTACAATTGCAATTGATATTTCAATGAAAACAATTGCTGAGATTGAAGAAAGGCGCAGAGATTTTTCGTTTGTTAACATAGATACAAAGGCAGTAAGAGTTTACAAAGATGCAATATACAATGCGTTTGTAGTAGGAAGAATAGGTAAAATAACTCAAGAGCAATATGCAATTCTAAAAGACAAAGGATATTCACAGGATAGTTTAATTGGAGTTGAGGGAATAGAAAAAAAGTGCGAAAATTATCTACGTGGCAAGGATGGACTTCAGCTTATTGAAGTTGACAAGTTTGGAAGAATAAATGATGTCAAAATAGAAAAACAACCAATGAAGGGTGCAAATGTCTATTTGACAATAGATTCTAAACTTCAAAAAGTTGCTTATGAATCGCTTAAAAAAGTTTTGGAGAAGATAAGAAATGGTGATTATGGTGAGAGATTCCCAAAAGCAAACAGCGGTGCGGCTGTAGTAATTGATGTCAAAACAGGTAATGTTCTTGCTCTAACAAGTTATCCTTCATACAATCCTAATGTATTTATAAAAGGTATTACTGCAAATGAATGGAATAAGCTAATTAATGATCCAACAAGACCAATGTTCAACAGGGCAATTGCTGGGGTTTATCCTCCTGGTTCAACTTTTAAGATACTGACAGCAATTGCAGGTCTTCAAGAAGGTGTCATCAAACCGGATGAAAAAATATTAGATACAGGTAAATATTTGTACTATGCAAAATCAGGATTTACACCCGCCTGCTGGATATGGAATAGATACCGTACAACACATGGCTGGGTAAATGTTGTAGATGCCTTAAAGGTCTCTTGTAATGTATTTTTTTATGAAACAGGTAGGCGACTTGGAATAGGAAGAATTGATAAATACGCTACACTGTTTGGGCTTGGTGGCAAGACTGGCATCCAGCTTGATGGTGAGTCGAATGGTATACTTGCAAATGAAAAGAATAAAAAGAAAATATTTGGTCAACCGTGGTATCCAGGTGATACCGTTTTAGCAGCTATTGGTCAGTCTATAAACGCATTTACACCTATACAGATGGCAAGTTTTATTGCAACTGTTGCAAATGGTGGGACAAGATATCAGGTGAATCTTATAGACAAGATTGTAGATGCAAATGGGAAAGTTATTTATAAGTCTGTACCAAAAGTACTTAGCAGGGTGAAGATGTATGAATCAACTAAAAAAGCTGTCTTTGAAGGAATGAAGAGTGTTACAAGCGAAGAGGGTGGAACAGCAAGACAAGCGTTCAAAGATTTGCCGTTTACTGTAGCAGGAAAAACAGGAACTTCGCAGTATTCAAACTCATCGGCTGCACATGCTTGGTTTGTTGGTTTTGCGCCGTATGATGACCCCCAGATTGCCTTTGCTATAATTTTGGAAAACGGTGGACACGGTTCATATGCAGCATATGTTGCAAGGGATATAATAGATGCTTATTTTAATTTACCTCAGCAACAAGAGAATAGGGAGCAATAA
- the mreC gene encoding rod shape-determining protein MreC: MKRNILLTVVVLFAFLFSIAATVISLKNYDSNIISRKLKDGYIPVNSQIVRIIRDIREYINGIFHLNQIIAENKRLKEEMNKLKIDKITIEEVKSENIKLKELLKLKEQIGLTTSFEIARVVQRSQEAWLSFFIIDKGEKDGVKKNMVVINNQGLIGYVADAGSNWARVITVLDPDFSASAMVVRTREIGVVRGSVNLLSKRLCELRYISKDSKIKVNDIVMTSGMGEIFPKGIAIGRVVQIKNDRFELTKNILIEPLADIENVEYVMVIKQVKDINLSVGVK, encoded by the coding sequence TTGAAAAGAAATATTTTATTAACCGTTGTGGTTTTATTTGCATTTTTATTTAGTATAGCTGCAACTGTAATATCCCTAAAAAACTACGATTCAAATATTATCTCAAGAAAATTGAAAGACGGATATATCCCTGTTAATTCCCAAATAGTTAGGATTATAAGAGATATAAGAGAGTATATAAATGGAATATTTCATCTCAACCAAATTATTGCTGAGAATAAACGATTAAAAGAAGAGATGAATAAATTAAAGATTGATAAAATTACCATTGAAGAAGTAAAAAGTGAGAATATAAAATTAAAAGAACTTTTGAAGCTAAAAGAGCAAATTGGATTGACTACAAGTTTTGAAATTGCCAGAGTTGTTCAGAGGTCTCAAGAAGCTTGGCTTAGTTTTTTTATCATAGATAAAGGTGAAAAAGATGGTGTAAAGAAAAACATGGTTGTTATCAATAATCAGGGATTGATAGGATATGTTGCAGATGCTGGCTCAAACTGGGCGAGGGTGATAACTGTTCTTGACCCTGACTTTTCAGCATCTGCTATGGTTGTCAGAACACGAGAAATTGGTGTTGTAAGAGGGAGTGTCAATCTTTTATCAAAAAGGTTATGTGAGTTGAGATATATCTCGAAAGATTCTAAGATTAAAGTTAATGATATTGTAATGACTTCTGGAATGGGTGAGATATTTCCAAAAGGAATTGCAATTGGCAGGGTTGTGCAGATAAAAAACGACAGGTTTGAACTTACCAAAAACATTTTAATAGAGCCTTTAGCTGACATCGAAAACGTGGAATATGTTATGGTAATAAAGCAAGTAAAAGATATAAATTTATCGGTAGGTGTTAAATAA
- a CDS encoding rod shape-determining protein yields the protein MGLLKSLYRDLGIDLGTANTLVHLRGKGIVVNEPSVVAVQKDTGKILAVGNEAKEMIGRTPGNIVAIRPLKDGVIADFYTTQVMLKYFMEKAYKKSFLGLRPRVVICVPSGVTEVERRAVEESAYKAGAKEVYIMEEPMAAAIGAGLPVDEPSGSMVVDIGGGTSEVAVISLGGIVTSKSLRIAGDEFDEAISNYIKKEYNLMIGDRTAEEIKINIGSAYPLEKEEWYEIKGRDLITGLPKTIKVSSTEIRDALKEPVMAIVDAIKQTLEKTPPELAADIMERGIMLTGGGALLKGLDKLISKETGLPVHIAERPLDCVALGAGKALEEIETLQKVMINRSSR from the coding sequence ATGGGACTTTTAAAGTCACTCTACAGAGATTTGGGAATTGACTTAGGAACTGCAAACACACTTGTACATTTGCGTGGAAAAGGTATTGTTGTAAATGAACCATCTGTTGTAGCTGTTCAAAAGGACACTGGGAAGATTTTGGCAGTTGGGAATGAAGCAAAAGAGATGATTGGCCGCACACCAGGCAACATTGTGGCAATAAGACCATTAAAGGATGGCGTTATTGCTGATTTTTATACAACTCAAGTTATGTTAAAGTATTTTATGGAAAAAGCATACAAAAAATCATTTCTTGGTTTAAGACCAAGAGTTGTTATATGTGTTCCATCAGGTGTGACAGAAGTTGAGAGAAGAGCTGTGGAAGAGTCAGCTTACAAAGCAGGGGCAAAAGAGGTTTATATAATGGAAGAACCCATGGCAGCGGCCATTGGGGCAGGACTTCCAGTTGATGAACCGTCAGGAAGTATGGTAGTAGATATTGGTGGTGGCACTTCAGAGGTTGCAGTGATATCCTTGGGTGGAATTGTCACCAGTAAATCCTTAAGAATTGCTGGGGATGAGTTTGATGAGGCAATTTCAAATTATATAAAGAAGGAATATAACTTAATGATAGGTGACAGAACTGCAGAAGAAATAAAAATAAACATCGGCTCTGCGTATCCTCTTGAAAAAGAAGAGTGGTATGAAATAAAAGGAAGAGACCTTATAACTGGTCTTCCAAAGACTATAAAGGTTTCATCAACAGAAATAAGGGATGCTTTAAAAGAACCTGTTATGGCAATAGTTGATGCGATAAAACAAACTCTTGAAAAGACTCCGCCAGAGCTTGCAGCAGACATTATGGAAAGAGGGATTATGCTGACAGGTGGTGGTGCGCTTTTAAAGGGACTTGACAAACTTATAAGTAAAGAAACTGGTCTTCCTGTTCACATAGCTGAAAGACCTCTTGATTGCGTTGCTCTGGGGGCGGGAAAGGCATTAGAAGAAATTGAAACCTTGCAAAAGGTAATGATTAACAGGAGTTCAAGGTAG
- a CDS encoding Maf family protein — MAKLKRIILASSSPRRIELLKQFGIEFETIPSNVDESIDQSLSVEENVMQLAKKKAQKIFEKLGEDKKCSLVIAADTVVYVEEVILGKPSNEDEAFWMLRKISGKWHTVYTGVCIIDGPSERILVEYEKSNVYIKHMSDEEILRYISTKEPFDKAGAYAIQGFGSLIVERIEGCFYNVVGLPLYKLNIMLQKLGYDLMKGEL; from the coding sequence TTGGCAAAATTGAAAAGAATAATTCTTGCCTCTTCATCACCCAGAAGAATAGAGCTTTTAAAGCAGTTTGGCATAGAGTTTGAAACAATTCCATCAAACGTTGATGAAAGTATAGATCAAAGTCTTTCGGTTGAAGAAAATGTAATGCAGCTTGCTAAAAAGAAAGCTCAAAAGATTTTTGAAAAACTTGGAGAGGATAAAAAGTGCAGCTTGGTTATTGCAGCTGACACTGTGGTGTATGTTGAAGAAGTCATTCTTGGAAAGCCCTCAAATGAAGATGAAGCTTTCTGGATGCTCAGAAAAATAAGCGGTAAGTGGCATACTGTTTACACCGGTGTATGTATAATTGATGGACCAAGCGAGAGAATTTTGGTGGAATACGAAAAAAGTAACGTTTATATAAAGCATATGTCCGATGAAGAGATTTTAAGATATATCTCAACAAAAGAGCCTTTTGATAAAGCAGGGGCATATGCAATCCAAGGTTTTGGAAGCTTAATTGTTGAAAGGATAGAGGGCTGTTTTTACAATGTAGTTGGTCTTCCATTGTACAAACTAAACATCATGCTACAAAAACTTGGATATGACTTAATGAAAGGAGAGTTGTGA